From a single Sediminibacterium sp. KACHI17 genomic region:
- a CDS encoding methylated-DNA--[protein]-cysteine S-methyltransferase, translating into MNKQQQLNYDRIAEAITYIRDHFRTQPSLDELAAKVHLSPFHFQRLFTEWAGTSPKKFLQYISTEHAKQLLKEQQATLFDTAIEVGLSGTGRLHDLFINIEGMTPAEYKNGGQQLNIHYSFAESPFGNLIIASTPKGICYMAFEDGEARALDDLQEKFPNATYLRKLDLLQQNALFIFQNDWTQLSKIKLHLKGTDFQLKVWDSLLKIPMGKLSTYGAIATHVGNPAASRAVGTAIGSNPVAFLIPCHRVIQSSGQIGGYMWGPVRKTAIIGWEHARTETSSI; encoded by the coding sequence ATGAATAAACAACAGCAACTAAACTATGATCGTATTGCCGAAGCTATTACATATATACGCGATCATTTCAGAACACAACCCAGTTTAGATGAATTGGCTGCCAAAGTCCATCTGAGCCCTTTTCATTTTCAGCGATTATTCACGGAATGGGCAGGAACTTCTCCTAAAAAATTCCTTCAGTACATCAGTACCGAACATGCTAAACAATTATTAAAAGAGCAACAAGCTACTTTATTTGATACAGCTATCGAAGTTGGGCTATCAGGTACAGGCAGATTACATGATCTCTTCATTAATATCGAAGGCATGACACCTGCCGAATATAAAAATGGAGGACAACAACTTAACATTCACTACAGTTTTGCAGAAAGTCCTTTTGGTAATCTGATTATTGCATCAACGCCTAAAGGCATTTGTTATATGGCATTTGAAGATGGTGAGGCAAGAGCATTAGATGATCTTCAAGAAAAATTCCCCAATGCTACTTACTTACGTAAACTTGACCTGCTTCAACAAAATGCTTTATTCATTTTTCAAAATGACTGGACACAACTGTCTAAGATCAAATTGCATTTAAAAGGAACGGACTTTCAATTAAAGGTATGGGACTCGCTTTTGAAAATTCCCATGGGTAAACTATCTACTTATGGTGCTATTGCTACTCATGTTGGTAATCCTGCAGCATCCCGTGCGGTGGGAACAGCGATAGGGAGCAATCCCGTTGCATTTCTTATTCCTTGTCATCGGGTGATACAATCCAGCGGACAAATTGGTGGTTATATGTGGGGGCCCGTAAGAAAAACGGCGATTATTGGATGGGAGCATGCGAGAACCGAGACATCATCAATATAG
- a CDS encoding alpha/beta fold hydrolase, with amino-acid sequence MKTFILIHGSWHSAWNWHKVIPILKALGHRAIAIDLPGMGRDKMPIQEVTLEKSVEAVCKVIDALDEQVILVGHSKNGIVISQVAEYRAHRIEKLIYLAAYLIPNGKTQAEYSAMDTAGVLKPYVSRFPETGSHTLRPEIYKEGLYHDCEEYITDLAQLLLSHESVATGITPLSLSEINYGSVRRFYIECTEDKAVTPFIQQKMYSETPCEKVYQMATSHSPFFSQPQALCELFMEIAFL; translated from the coding sequence ATGAAGACATTTATATTGATCCATGGATCTTGGCATAGTGCATGGAACTGGCATAAGGTGATTCCTATTTTAAAAGCACTAGGGCATCGCGCTATCGCAATCGATCTTCCGGGAATGGGGAGAGATAAGATGCCTATTCAGGAAGTCACCTTAGAAAAGTCGGTAGAAGCCGTATGTAAGGTCATTGACGCATTGGATGAACAAGTGATATTGGTTGGACATAGTAAAAATGGCATTGTGATTTCCCAGGTGGCGGAATATCGGGCACATCGCATTGAAAAACTCATCTATCTGGCTGCCTATCTTATCCCTAATGGGAAAACACAAGCAGAGTATTCAGCTATGGATACAGCCGGTGTATTGAAACCGTATGTATCTCGATTTCCCGAAACAGGATCGCATACACTGCGGCCGGAGATTTACAAAGAAGGCTTATATCATGATTGTGAAGAATATATCACTGATCTGGCTCAATTATTATTGAGTCATGAAAGTGTAGCAACAGGTATCACACCATTATCATTGAGCGAAATAAACTATGGTTCTGTTCGCAGATTTTATATTGAATGTACAGAAGACAAGGCTGTAACGCCTTTTATTCAGCAAAAAATGTATTCAGAGACACCTTGTGAGAAAGTCTATCAAATGGCCACCAGTCATTCCCCTTTCTTCAGTCAACCGCAGGCCTTGTGTGAATTGTTCATGGAAATTGCGTTCTTATAG